One window of Vanessa atalanta chromosome 9, ilVanAtal1.2, whole genome shotgun sequence genomic DNA carries:
- the LOC125066478 gene encoding E3 ubiquitin-protein ligase Ufd4 isoform X7 → MAEVDPETLLEWLLTGQGDERDMQLIALEQLCMLLLMSDNVDRCFESCPPRTFLPALCKIFLDECAPDNVLEVTARAITYYLDVSAECTRRIVAIEGAVKAICSRLLTVDPNNRTSKDLAEQCIKVLELVCTREAGAVWEGGGLPSVLHFITHHGTSVHKDTLHSAMAVVSRVCGKMEPGDARVGDAVSSLSTLLRHNDARVADAALRCFASLADRFARAHADPAPLAEHGLIEELVRRLGSTESSDEKCLMPSVSTTVSLLSTLCRGSAQITHDLVRLDLCSAIEAAVQADERWCLECMRLVDLLLVLLCEGRHAIQIGTSRNGAASSSSGEGSSGSSSTPPAGSRDKSHRQLIDCIRGKDTDALISAVTSGAVDVNFTDDVGQTLLNWAAAFGTREMVEFLCEKGADVNRGQRSSSLHYAACFGRPAIAKVLLRYGANADLRDEDGKTPLDKARERHDQGHREVAAILQCPGEWLVVSNQDSPVSSNDEDFPDTGDKEMAAIYLERLVPVFCARYIGAGGAGVRRACLSLVRKMVHYAPASRLRALSAPRAAALLTRLVAQVLDTQGTDEGAPRRPAARVLRSRYIRPPADDDDGHLTVLGIAEELMVKAADIYLEQFARLGVFSKVEALAVSPNEQLSADGETVITTGPGEDATSLCSGCAYWWGDWSLCRGRDALYVWSDAAALELSTGSNGWFRFLLDGKLATMYSSGSPEHQTDNTVISKLFAENRGEFIDKLQRARASVKNCVPQSILSKPGPHKLILGNWVILCKKEKELHIHNTDGQQQTTILREDLPGFIFESNRGTKHSFTAETFLGPELASGWADRRQAAPSNGNATQSRSRLSAKTEAQKAQVGERARALYSRHLASAAGRQPRAPVARLRALLARLQRLAIQPAGEWHGELRESLDQLTELLCREELLSAYELQSSGLAPALLHVLSPQPNDKPGQLSERERIVRSWVWSGADGEGEGAEGEAEREAGGAVGAALVARLVSVLESVERLPVLTPASDAPPHQPAALHHLTKRIRLRVERASDETSEESVINNNAGRNLKVEALTTVRQLEKFLAKSVARQWYDMERSTFHFVQKIKSEAPINFTYDHDFDENGVLYFIGSNGGTCEWVNPGAHGLVSVWSSDGRQLPYGRAEDALSRSPEPLNVHTNDDRRAFIAVDLGLHIVPSAYTLRHSRGYGRSALRNWLFQMSMDGVSWSTLVAHSDEQALQEPGSTATWRVRADAPYRYLRVQQNGKNASGQSHYLSLSGLEIYGKVVSVVESSPRQMGGTGATASAGSGCGARARRWSRGARGLCAGARVMRGPDWKWRDQDGSHPAMGTVTSDLHNGWVDVRWDHGGRNSYRMGAEGKFDLKVVSGGSSAGGAGEGARSSRKSHSTPSLPDATATDQQVSVASTEQASSADNISEEVGGNMARPRTHATDLSAINTSTHHINTDLATIVESLTLGAEGNNCMADLGNTSFTNMEMGPTSITDITKPYPAKEPLPDSAPQECEENESSEGQFVEHKKDAQASGAMSASEPDLTQQSLACARVRYVQGAVRLLESLGVGRGAGAGRGAAQRVARSNHSAGLFPSLVRLALSSNFPGGLLSAAQSYPSLAPNAQNALTLSLTSTSSESEQVSLEDFLESCRAPALLTELEDDDEGDDPLDSDKENEPTYQEVVSRNLLSLMEEEALEAVRGAGGAVACASRSRKPWEDDFVLKRQFSALIPAFDPRPGRANLNQTVDLNISLTDEAEGEGAAATTSGAAERGSLTPPPASKLPALRLVLSAAGVSLPLERPSWTVYRAVLALNSRLPHDVHRDTTYTLSYKEVEGNETFACSSDSEDDEPGDPERGVAGASGAEGAMLSCCVRTLRRLRAAAPGLPAHAFLSTKLTNKLHHQLQDPLSLAAAATPRWCQQLIDWCPFLFPLETRQMFFACTAFGTSRTIVWLQAQRDRALDRQRTGNTVSPRRADLEATEFRMGRLRHERVRIPRHPNLLRSAMQVMRVHAGRKSVLEVEFADEEGTGLGPTLEFYALVAAELQRADLHMWLCDAPAHHDDFSPLPLTLPDEKPAGYYVMRASGLFPAPLPQESSICDKVCKYFWFLGVFLAKVLQDGRLVDLPLSEPFLRIMCGEELTYDDLKEIDPIRHKFLESVLEAANQYDSILRDTTLSETERETRVAALMVDGATFDELALTMTHVGSSTAPELAVHPLCDGGEHIEVGAATARSYAEASARWMVSAGVARQTAAFRRGFAAVFPPRRLRAFSSAELRLLLCGERGPAWTREHLLQYTEPKLGYTRDSPGFLRLVDVLVEMSWRERKAFLQFATGCSSLPPGGLANLHPRLTVVRKVDAGDGSYPSVNTCVHYLKLPEYSCKEVLRERLLAATNERGFHLN, encoded by the exons atgGCTGAAGTGGACCCTGAAACACTACTGGAGTGGCTGCTCACTGGGCAAGGAGATGAGCGGGATATGCAGCTTATTGCTCTTGAGCAACTATGTATGCTGTTGCTCATGTCTGATAATGTAGATAGATGCTTTGAAAG tTGTCCACCAAGAACATTTTTGCCTGcattgtgtaaaatatttctcGATGAGTGTGCTCCAGATAATGTGTTGGAAGTAACGGCGAGAGCGATTACATACTATCTGGATGTTTCAG CTGAATGTACAAGGAGAATAGTCGCAATTGAGGGTGCAGTTAAAGCTATATGTAGTAGATTACTCACAGTTGACCCAAATAATAGAACTAGCAAAGATTTAGCTGAACAATGTATTAAA GTATTAGAGTTAGTATGTACTCGTGAAGCTGGAGCCGTGTGGGAGGGAGGTGGATTGCCATCTGTATTACACTTCATAACCCACCATGGAACATCTGTACATAAGGACACTCTTCATTCTGCTATGGCAGTTGTGTCCAG AGTATGTGGTAAAATGGAGCCAGGCGATGCTCGAGTGGGGGATGCGGTATCGTCACTGTCGACTCTGTTGCGACACAACGACGCGCGTGTAGCAGACGCTGCGCTGCGCTGCTTCGCTTCTCTCGCTGACCGCTTTGCGCGCGCACACGCCGACCCCGCGCCACTAGCTGAACATG GACTTATTGAAGAGCTAGTACGTAGATTAGGGTCCACGGAAAGTTCTGATGAGAAGTGCCTAATGCCTTCGGTGTCTACCACCGTCAGTTTATTGTCAACTCTCTGCAGAGGCTCAGCACAGATCACACAC GATTTAGTCCGTCTGGACTTATGTTCAGCTATCGAAGCTGCTGTGCAAGCGGATGAGCGTTGGTGCCTGGAGTGCATGCGACTTGTAGACTTGCTGCTCGTCCTACTTTGTGAAGGACGACATGCCATACagat TGGTACGAGTCGTAACGGAGCGGCGTCCAGCTCGAGCGGTGAAGGCTCGAGCGGCTCGTCGTCCACGCCGCCGGCGGGCAGTCGGGACAAGTCGCACCGGCAGCTCATCGACTGCATACGGGGCAAGGACACGGACGCGCTCATATCGGCCGTCACCAGCGGCGCCGTGGACGTCAACTTCACCGACGACGTCGGCCAGACGCTCCTCAACTGGGCCGCCGCCTTCGGTACCCGGGAGATGGTCGAGTTTCTATGCGAAAAAG GCGCCGATGTAAATCGTGGTCAACGCAGTTCGTCACTGCATTATGCAGCTTGTTTTGGGAGACCCGCTATTGCAAAAGTGCTACTTCGTTACGGAGCCAATGCCGACCTCCGCGATGAGGATGGCAAGACACCATTGGATAAAGCTAGAGAGAGACACGATCAAG GTCACAGGGAAGTGGCAGCAATATTACAATGTCCAGGGGAGTGGCTAGTCGTCAGCAATCAAGACTCACCAGTATCGAGCAATGACGAAGATTTTCCAGACACCGGCGACAAGGAGATGGCGGCTATCTACTTAGA ACGTCTGGTGCCGGTGTTCTGCGCGCGATACatcggcgcgggcggcgcgggcgtgCGGCGCGCGTGCCTGTCGCTGGTGCGCAAGATGGTGCACTATGCGCCTGCGTCGCGCCTGCGCGCGCTgtccgcgccgcgcgccgccgcgctgCTCACGCGCCTCGTGGCGCAGGTGCTCGACACGCAG GGCACGGACGAGGGCGCTCCGCGGCGTCCGGCGGCGCGCGTGCTGCGCAGCCGCTATATCCGTCCACCCGCG GACGATGACGATGGACACTTGACAGTACTGGGAATCGCAGAGGAGCTGATGGTGAAAGCGGCAGATATTTATTTGGAACAATTCGCGCGGCTCGGCGTGTTTAGTAAAGTGGAAGCTTTAGCGGTCTCGCCGAACGAGCAACTCTCGGCAGATGGGGAGACTGTCATAACCACAG GTCCCGGCGAGGACGCCACGAGCTTGTGCTCCGGCTGCGCGTACTGGTGGGGCGACTGGTCGCTGTGCCGCGGCCGAGACGCGCTCTACGTGTGGAGCGACGCCGCCGCGCTCGAGCTCAGCACCGGCTCCAACGGCTGGTTCCGCTTCCTGCTCGACGGGAAGCTCGCCACCATGTACTCCAGCGGCAGTCCCGAGCACCAGACCGATAACACGG taatttcgaaattatttgCAGAAAATCGTGGCGAATTTATCGATAAACTCCAAAGAGCGAGAGCGTCAGTTAAGAATTGTGTGCCTCAAAGTATTCTTTCAAAACCGGGCCCGCATAAACTGATCCTTGGCAACTGGGTAATCTTGTGTAAAAA GGAAAAAGAGCTTCACATACACAACACTGATGGACAACAACAGACTACGATATTGCGAGAAGATTTGCCAGGATTCATCTTCGAATCCAACAGAGGCACGAAGCACTCATTCACTGCCGAAACATTTTTAG GCCCCGAGTTGGCTAGCGGGTGGGCAGACCGCAGGCAGGCGGCGCCGAGTAACGGCAACGCCACCCAGAGCCGCAGCCGCCTGTCCGCGAAGACCGAGGCGCAGAAGGCGCAGGTGGGCGAGCGCGCGCGGGCGCTGTACTCGCGCCACCTGGCCAGCGCGGCCGGCCGCCAGCCGCGGGCGCCCGTCGCGCGGCTGCGGGCGCTGCTAGCGCGTCTGCAGCGCCTCGCCATACAGCCCGCGG GCGAATGGCACGGAGAGCTCAGAGAATCGCTAGATCAATTGACGGAGCTACTATGCCGCGAAGAATTACTATCAGCTTACGAGCTACAGTCTTCCGGCCTCGCCCCAGCTTTACTTCATGTTTTATCGCCTCAGCCGAACG aCAAACCGGGCCAACTGTCGGAGCGGGAGCGGATCGTGCGGTCGTGGGTGTGGTCGGGCGCGGACGGCGAGGGTGAGGGGGCGGAGGGCGAGGCCGAGCGCGAGGCTGGCGGTGCAGTGGGCGCGGCGCTGGTGGCGCGATTGGTGTCAGTGCTGGAGAGCGTGGAGCGGCTGCCCGTGCTCACGCCCGCATCCGACGCGCCGCCGCACCAGCCCGCCGCGCTGCACCACCTCACCAAGCGGATTCG GCTCCGAGTTGAACGCGCCAGCGATGAAACTTCAGAGGAATCCGTGATAAACAATAACGCCGGACGAAATCTGAAGGTTGAGGCTCTAACGACGGTGCGACAACTCGAGAAGTTCCTCGCTAAATCTGTCGCTCGGCAGTGGTACGATATGGAGCGGTCGACGTTTCATTTCGTTCAGAAGATTAAGTCGGAAGCTCCCATTAACTTTACATATGAT catgattttgatgaaaatggCGTTCTATACTTCATCGGTAGTAACGGCGGTACATGCGAATGGGTTAATCCAGGTGCGCATGGGCTTGTAAGTGTGTGGTCATCGGATGGTCGTCAATTACCATACGGCCGCGCTGAAGACGCTCTGTCTCGATCTCCGGAACCTTTAAATGTTCATACTAATGATGATAGACGGGCTTTCATAGCAGTCGATCTTGGACTTCATATTGTTCCATCTGCGTATACGCTTCGACATTCTCGTGGATATGGTCGCTCCGCTCTGAGGAATTGGTTATTTCAA ATGTCGATGGACGGGGTGAGTTGGAGTACGCTGGTGGCGCACAGCGATGAGCAGGCGCTGCAGGAGCCCGGCAGCACGGCCACGTGGCGCGTGCGAGCCGACGCGCCCTATCGCTACCTACGGGTGCAGCAGAACGGAAAGAACGCTAGCGGGCAGAGCCACTACCTTTCGCTCTCGGGCCTCGAGATATACGGAAAG GTGGTGAGCGTGGTGGAATCTTCCCCTCGGCAAATGGGCGGCACGGGCGCCACGGCCAGTGCGGGCTCCGGCTgcggggcgcgggcgcggcgctggTCGCGCGGCGCGCGGGGCCTGTGCGCCGGCGCGCGCGTCATGCGCGGGCCCGACTGGAAGTGGCGCGACCAGGACGGCTCGCATCCCGCCATGGGAACCGTCACGTCGGATCTGCACAATGGATGGGTGGATGTGAG GTGGGACCACGGCGGGCGAAATTCCTACCGCATGGGTGCCGAGGGCAAGTTCGACTTGAAGGTGGTGAGCGGTGGGTCGAgtgcgggcggcgcgggcgaggGCGCGCGCAGCTCGCGCAAGAGTCACTCCACGCCGAGTCTGCCCGACGCCACAGCTACGGATCAACAG GTGTCGGTGGCGTCCACTGAGCAGGCGTCGTCAGCGGATAACATATCGGAGGAGGTTGGCGGCAACATGGCGCGGCCGCGCACGCACGCCACAGACCTGTCCGCTATCAACACGTCCACGCACCACATTAACACCG ATTTAGCGACGATCGTAGAATCGCTCACATTGGGAGCAGAGGGTAACAACTGCATGGCAGATTTAGGAAATACATCATTTACAAACATGGAAATGGGACCTACGAGTATTACGGACATTACCAAACCTTATCCAGCCAAAGAACCGCTACCAGACTCTGCTCCTCAAGag TGTGAAGAGAACGAGAGCAGTGAGGGTCAGTTTGTCGAGCACAAGAAAGACGCCCAGGCTTCCGGCGCCATGAGTGCAAGCGAACCCGATCTAACGCAACAG TCATTGGCCTGTGCACGTGTGCGCTATGTGCAGGGCGCGGTGCGGCTGCTGGAGTCGCTGGGCGTGGGgcggggcgcgggcgcggggcgcggggcgGCGCAGCGCGTGGCGCGCTCCAACCACTCCGCCGGACTCTTCCCGAG CTTGGTGCGACTCGCGCTATCCAGTAATTTCCCGGGTGGGCTGTTATCGGCGGCGCAGAGCTATCCGTCTTTAGCTCCGAATGCCCAAAACGCACTGACTTTGTCCCTCACTTCTACGTCGAGTGAGAGTGAGCag GTATCATTAGAAGATTTCTTAGAATCATGTAGAGCACCCGCGTTACTCACGGAGCTAGAGGATGACGACGAGGGTGACGACCCACTCGACAGTGATAAAGAAAACGAGCCAACTTACCAGGAAGTA GTGTCTCGCAACCTGCTGTCGCTGATGGAGGAGGAGGCGCTGGAGGCGGTgcggggcgcgggcggcgcggtgGCGTGCGCGTCGCGCTCGCGCAAGCCCTGGGAGGACGACTTCGTGCTCAAGCGGCAGTTCTCCGCGCTCATCCCCGCCTTTGACCCGCGCCCGGGCCGCGCCAACCTCAACCAGACCGTCG ATCTCAACATATCGCTGACCGACGAGGCCGAGGGCGAGGGCGCGGCGGCCACGACGAGCGGCGCGGCCGAGCGCGGCAGCCTCACGCCGCCGCCCGCCAGCAAGCTGCCCGCGCTGCGCCTCGTGCTGAGCGCGGCCGGCGTGTCGCTCCCTCTCGAGCGCCCGTCCTGGACCGTCTACCGGGCCGTGTTGGCGCTCAACTCCCGACTGCCGCATGATGTCCACAGAGATACCACCTACAC gCTGTCATATAAAGAAGTTGAGGGTAATGAAACGTTCGCGTGTTCGAGTGATAGTGAAGACGATGAACCAGGGGATCCAG AGCGCGGCGTGGCGGGCGCATCCGGCGCGGAGGGCGCCATGCTGTCGTGCTGCGTGCGCACGCTGCGGCGCCTGCGAGCGGCCGCTCCCGGCCTGCCCGCGCACGCCTTCCTGTCCACCAAGCTTACCAATAAGCTGCACCACCAGCTGCAAGACCCGCTCTCGCTGGCAGCCGCCGCCACCCCTCGTTG gtGCCAGCAGTTGATAGATTGGTGCCCGTTCCTGTTCCCGCTCGAGACGAGGCAAATGTTCTTTGCGTGCACGGCATTCGGCACCTCACGAACTATCGTGTGGTTACAAGCACAACGGGATCGTGCGTTAGATAGACAgag AACGGGCAACACAGTGTCACCGAGGCGTGCCGATTTGGAGGCGACCGAATTTCGCATGGGACGTCTAAGGCACGAGCGCGTGCGAATACCGAGACATCCCAATCTGTTGCGCTCAGCCATGCAG GTGATGCGCGTGCACGCGGGACGCAAGTCCGTGCTGGAGGTAGAGTTCGCGGACGAGGAGGGCACCGGGCTGGGCCCCACGCTGGAGTTCTACGCGCTGGTGGCGGCCGAGCTGCAGCGCGCCGACCTGCACATGTGGCTGTGCGACGCGCCCGCACACCACGACGACTTCAGCCCGCTGCCGCTCACGCTGCCCGACG AAAAACCCGCGGGATACTATGTAATGCGGGCGAGTGGCTTGTTCCCCGCGCCGCTCCCGCAAGAGTCTTCTATCTGTGATAAAGTTTGCAAATATTTCTGGTTCCTAGGGGTATTTTTAGCTAAG GTTTTACAAGACGGGCGATTAGTTGATCTTCCTCTATCTGAGCCTTTCTTACGTATAATGTGTGGGGAGGAGTTGACGTACGACGACTTGAAGGAAATCGATCCTATAAGACACAA GTTCCTCGAGAGCGTATTGGAGGCGGCAAACCAGTATGACTCAATACTACGAGATACCACGCTTTCGGAGACGGAACGGGAGACTCGCGTAGCGGCATTAATGGTGGACGGTGCAACATTCGATGAGCTAGCGCTCACTATGACGCACGTCGGCTCTAGTACGGCACCAGAACTCGCCGTGCATCCTTTATGTGATGGCGGGGAGCATATTGAG GTGGGCGCGGCGACGGCGCGCTCGTACGCGGAGGCGAGCGCGCGCTGGATGGTGTCGGCGGGCGTGGCGCGCCAGACGGCCGCGTTCCGGCGCGGCTTCGCGGCCGTGTTCCCGCCGCGCCGCCTGCGCGCCTTCTCGTCCGCCGAGCTGCGCCTGCTGCTGTGCGGCGAGCGCGGGCCCGCCTGGACGCGCGAGCACCTGCTGCAGTACACCGAGCCCAAGCTCGGCTACACGCGCGATAG CCCCGGTTTTCTGAGGCTGGTGGACGTGCTGGTGGAGATGTCGTGGCGCGAGCGCAAGGCGTTCCTGCAGTTCGCGACGGGCTGTAGTAGCCTGCCTCCCGGCGGACTCGCCAATCTACACCCACGACTCACTGTCGTGAGAAAG GTCGATGCCGGTGACGGTTCTTATCCATCAGTGAACACGTGCGTACATTACTTGAAGCTGCCAGAATACTCATGTAAAGAAGTACTACGCGAGAGGCTGCTTGCTGCCACAAATGAGCGAGGTTTTCATCTCAATTAG